A window of the Sabethes cyaneus chromosome 1, idSabCyanKW18_F2, whole genome shotgun sequence genome harbors these coding sequences:
- the LOC128732442 gene encoding uncharacterized protein K02A2.6-like, whose amino-acid sequence MFALKFALTFALCCVVVEHNNGRLAGGQAGWLASELITEPNRTEPQQRQQTRADRVLSRVGGPEPVSFLLCRLRARTREDASVVPPFKPGRDARNDWLKWKRVLERYLKLSKVTEEEDKCDLLLVLGGIDLQDQYEKIVHYEVIATERDEDGNENRRVDKYASIILSLDNYYAPKTNKRYERHLLRSIKQDENEPFDDFINRLREQANRCEFTDVNDAAIDQIIEGCISQDFRKKLLAEDKTFEEVLQLGKVMEDIQAQSKTYTSPKSAVMESVQRVQPVNKSNMRCFKCNRTGHIARDKHACPANGVKCHVCGEMNHFKICCPKKRKREENEFYQPSKRQKVTPRKGLYCVNAGEKGDTLAFDVGGVKIHMLVDSGSPPNIVTQRTYAELRRSGAKIINEREAIEESKQYQGYGSSDAILFSKAFETEIKIPGEEHGVWAYVLVSPNGQTNLLSKSTAFALGVLRIGYKVNAISNAEPTTFTPFPKVPGVQLKIHIDSSVTPVCQPMRRLPIAMEAEVEQQIQELLAQEIIERVEHPTSWVSPLVPVRKNDAKLRLCVDLRAANKAVLTENYPMPNIEEALSSIHEAEMLSTLDLESAFYHLELDVDSRDITTFISRSGLYRFTRLVFGIKSAPELFQKTITTIIGRIKGVIIYLDDILIFAATAQEHDRTVNHLSTCLSERDQDPRLG is encoded by the exons ATGTTTGCGCTGAAATTTGCCCTCACCTTTGCGTTGTGTTGCGTTGTTGTAGAACACAACAATGGCCGGTTGGCTGGCGggcaggctggctggctggcgtcTGAATTGattaccgaaccgaaccgaaccgaaccgcagcagcggcagcagacACGAGCGGATCGCGTTTTGTCACGTGTGGGTGGACCAGAACCAGTTTCCTTCCTACTCTGCCGACTAAGAGCAAGAACAAGAGAAG ATGCGTCAGTTGTTCCACCTTTCAAGCCAGGCCGTGACGCTCGTAATGATTGGCTTAAATGGAAACGCGTTCTGGAACGCTATTTGAAGTTGAGCAAGGTCACAGAGGAAGAAGATAAATGTGACTTGTTGTTAGTTCTCGGAGGCATTGATTTACAGGATCAATATGAGAAAATAGTTCACTACGAGGTAATCGCCACAGAAAGGGATGAAGATGGAAACGAAAACCGCCGGGTGGACAAATACGCCTCAATTATACTTTCGCTTGACAATTACTATGCgcctaaaacaaacaaacgataCGAAAGACACTTGTTACGCAGCATTAAGCAAGACGAAAATGAACCGTTTGATGATTTTATCAACCGCTTGCGAGAACAAGCAAATAGATGTGAATTTACTGACGTAAATGACGCTGCGATAGATCAGATTATTGAAGGTTGTATTTCCCAAGATTTCCGTAAGAAGTTATTAGCGGAAGACAAGACTTTTGAGGAAGTTTTGCAACTCGGCAAAGTGATGGAGGATATACAGGCTCAGAGTAAGACTTACACGAGTCCGAAAAGTGCAGTAATGGAATCCGTACAACGCGTACAACCAGTCAACAAGTCGAATATGCGATGTTTTAAATGTAATCGAACAGGTCATATCGCACGTGATAAACACGCCTGCCCGGCAAACGGAGTAAAATGTCACGTTTGCGGAGAAATGAACCACTTTAAAATTTGTTGTCCAAAAAAGCGTAAACGGGAAGAAAATGAGTTTTACCAGCCTTCGAAAAGGCAGAAAGTGACACCCAGAAAAGGATTGTATTGTGTAAACGCCGGAGAGAAAGGTGATACATTGGCGTTTGATGTTGGAGGCGTGAAAATTCACATGCTGGTTGACTCCGGCTCACCACCGAATATTGTTACCCAAAGGACCTATGCAGAGCTACGACGATCAGGTGCCAAGATCATTAACGAAAGAGAAGCTATCGAAGAAAGTAAGCAATACCAGGGCTATGGCTCATCAGATGCAATTCTGTTTAGCAAGGCTTTTGAAACGGAAATAAAAATACCAGGAGAAGAACATGGAGTTTGGGCTTACGTACTCGTGTCACCAAACGGACAAACAAATCTCCTCTCAAAGTCTACCGCATTCGCTCTTGGCGTCCTTAGAATTGGTTATAAAGTGAACGCAATTTCAAACGCCGAGCCGACTACGTTCACGCCGTTTCCAAAAGTACCAGGAGTTCAATTAAAAATACACATCGACTCTTCCGTGACACCTGTATGCCAACCAATGCGGCGCTTACCGATCGCTATGGAAGCGGAAGTAGAGCAGCAGATACAAGAATTGCTTGCCCAAGAGATCATAGAGAGGGTCGAACATCCAACCAGCTGGGTGTCTCCACTAGTGCCCGTTCGAAAAAACGATGCAAAACTACGGCTTTGCGTGGATCTAAGAGCTGCGAATAAAGCGGTTTTAACCGAAAACTATCCAATGCCGAACATCGAAGAAGCACTTTCCTCTATCCACGAGGCGGAAATGTTGTCTACTCTTGATTTGGAATCTGCCTTCTATCATCTCGAACTCGATGTTGATAGTCGTGATATCACAACCTTCATTTCACGAAGCGGACTTTATCGCTTCACTCGTCTGGTGTTCGGAATTAAAAGTGCGCCAGAATTATTCCAGAAAACCATCACAACTATTATTGGTAGAATCAAAGGGGTCATTATATACCTTGATGATATCTTGATTTTTGCTGCTACCGCTCAAGAACACGATCGT ACTGTAAACCACTTGTCTACTTGCTTGAGCGAGCGCGATCAAGACCCTCGGCTCGGATAG